The following coding sequences lie in one Apium graveolens cultivar Ventura chromosome 1, ASM990537v1, whole genome shotgun sequence genomic window:
- the LOC141721654 gene encoding GDSL esterase/lipase At5g45960-like isoform X3, producing the protein MFYDLFLPEDLAMVALSLILPENLPPYLDSRLSMDELMTGVSFASAGSRFNPLTAKLDGTISMPKQMENFKEYKTKVEAVIGTERTEALIEKTVYVISAVWKEGKESNCSPNCHS; encoded by the exons ATGTTTTATGACCT ATTCCTACCGGAAGATTTAGCAATGGTCGCCTTGTCACTGATTTTGCCG GAAAATTTGCCACCATATTTGGATTCTAGGCTTAGCATGGATGAGCTTATGACTGGTGTTAGCTTCGCCTCTGCTGGCTCTAGATTCAACCCTCTCACGGCCAAATTAGAC GGTACAATTTCGATGCCAAAACAAATGGAGAATTTCAAAGAGTATAAAACAAAGGTTGAAGCAGTGATTGGGACAGAAAGAACTGAAGCTCTGATAGAGAAGACTGTTTATGTAATCAGCGCAG TTTGGAAGGAAGGAAAGGAAAGCAACTGTAGCCCCAACTGTCATTCCTGA
- the LOC141721654 gene encoding GDSL esterase/lipase At5g45960-like isoform X2: protein MFYDLFLPEDLAMVALSLILPENLPPYLDSRLSMDELMTGVSFASAGSRFNPLTAKLDGTISMPKQMENFKEYKTKVEAVIGTERTEALIEKTVYVISAVHSSVCSVGWIYDYEGKRCYHHKIYRGSRLRA, encoded by the exons ATGTTTTATGACCT ATTCCTACCGGAAGATTTAGCAATGGTCGCCTTGTCACTGATTTTGCCG GAAAATTTGCCACCATATTTGGATTCTAGGCTTAGCATGGATGAGCTTATGACTGGTGTTAGCTTCGCCTCTGCTGGCTCTAGATTCAACCCTCTCACGGCCAAATTAGAC GGTACAATTTCGATGCCAAAACAAATGGAGAATTTCAAAGAGTATAAAACAAAGGTTGAAGCAGTGATTGGGACAGAAAGAACTGAAGCTCTGATAGAGAAGACTGTTTATGTAATCAGCGCAG TCCATAGTTCAGTGTGTTCAGTTGGATGGATCTATGATTATGAAGGCAAGAGATGCTACCATCACAAGATTTATCGAGGATCCAGATTGCGAGCTTGA
- the LOC141721654 gene encoding GDSL esterase/lipase At5g45960-like isoform X1 encodes MFYDLFLPEDLAMVALSLILPENLPPYLDSRLSMDELMTGVSFASAGSRFNPLTAKLDGTISMPKQMENFKEYKTKVEAVIGTERTEALIEKTVYVISAGTNNFVVNYYGASGIRRYSYSIPGYSQFLVQQI; translated from the exons ATGTTTTATGACCT ATTCCTACCGGAAGATTTAGCAATGGTCGCCTTGTCACTGATTTTGCCG GAAAATTTGCCACCATATTTGGATTCTAGGCTTAGCATGGATGAGCTTATGACTGGTGTTAGCTTCGCCTCTGCTGGCTCTAGATTCAACCCTCTCACGGCCAAATTAGAC GGTACAATTTCGATGCCAAAACAAATGGAGAATTTCAAAGAGTATAAAACAAAGGTTGAAGCAGTGATTGGGACAGAAAGAACTGAAGCTCTGATAGAGAAGACTGTTTATGTAATCAGCGCAGGTACAAACAATTTTGTTGTCAATTATTATGGTGCCTCTGGTATACGAAGATATAGCTATTCAATTCCTGGCTACTCCCAATTCTTAGTCCAACAAATTTAA
- the LOC141710442 gene encoding uncharacterized protein LOC141710442 translates to MRHPADSPSWRNIDYRWPAFGSESRNIRLALSAYGINPHTNGLVNRYTCWPVVLVTYNLPPWLCMKRKFMMLSVLVSGPHEPGNNIDVYLQPLIDDLKKLWEEGEPNVYDAYSKSYFTLKAILLWTINDFPAYGNLSGCVNKGYKSCPICGDDTVAKNLSHSRKMCFQGHRRYLPRHHPYRRQKAAFNGQQELGNACQPLSGEEVLARQERIDFCFGKEVKKSKKVECPQKKKSVFFELEYWKYHHVRHCLDVCDNLLGTLLNMRKSKVSEAACRDMIDMGVRHDLAPQVGEKKTYLPPSPFTLSKVEKNKVLNSFLSMKLPSGHGSNIKKCVSMSDLKIYGLKSHDCHILLQQLLPIAIRSVLPKNVRVTIIRLCFFFNALCNKVVDVSKLDKLQSDIIITLCDLEKIFPSSFFDVMLHLIVHLVLEVRLCGPVFYRWMYAFERFNKVLKSYVRNSYYPEGCMAESYHKEELVEFCTEFMSQTCTTAGIPVEQGKQSGPLSAPIIKVVEEKERDEAHLHVLQNNDEVMHKEYLDEIYRGKKKVFIGSWESTIGYLPIDRDDARVVQNSRVSMVAKAVQVSSAKDLNPIESDMTFYGIILEVWELDYHEFKAPLFLCKWAENDKGIKIDDLGFTLVDFNRQSHKKDKYVSIDQVNQVFYIKDLVDPTWSIVLTCTTRDYQELYNDDDLGDTIMEHPPFYSNIPASDVTNEDVAHSIRPNVEGIWVKK, encoded by the exons ATGCGACATCCGGCTGACTCTCCTTCTTGGAGGAATATCGATTACCGGTGGCCTGCCTTTGGTAGTGAATCTAGGAATATTAGGTTGGCTTTATCAGCGTATGGTATCAACCCGCATACTAATGGGTTAGTCAATCGATATACATGCTGGCCAGTAGTGTTGGTAACGTATAATCTTCCTCCGTGGTTATGCATGAAAAGGAAGTTCATGATGTTATCAGTTTTAGTTTCTGGTCCACATGAGCCGGGAAATAACATCGACGTTTATTTACAACCGTTGATTGATGATCTGAAAAAACTTTGGGAAGAAGGTGAACCAAACGTTTATGACGCCTATAGTAAATCATATTTCACTCTAAAAGCAATTTTATTGTGGACTATAAATGATTTTCCAGCATATGGAAACTTGTCAGGCTGCGTGAATAAGGGTTATAAGAGTTGTCCAATTTGTGGTGACGATACTGTGGCTAAAAATTTAAGTCACAGTAGGAAGATGTGCTTCCAAGGTCATCGCCGTTATTTGCCTAGGCACCACCCTTATAGGAGGCAGAAGGCGGCCTTTAACGGACAACAAGAGTTGGGGAATGCATGTCAACCCCTTTCCGGAGAAGAAGTGTTAGCGCGTCAGGAACGAATTGATTTTTGTTTTGGAAAAGAGGTGAAGAAGTCGAAGAAGGTGGAATGTCCACAGAAGAAAAAATCTGTTTTCTTTGAGTTAGAATATTGGAAATATCATCATGTTCGCCATTGTCTCGATGTGTGTGATAATCTGCTTGGGACGTTATTAAATATGCGAAAGTCAAAAGTTAGTGAGGCGGCATGTCGTGATATGATTGATATGGGTGTTAGACATGATTTAGCTCCTCAAGTAGGAGAAAAGAAGACCTATCTTCCTCCTTCCCCTTTTACTTTGTCGAAGGTTGAAAAAAATAAAGTGTTGAACTCATTCTTGTCTATGAAACTTCCTTCTGGACATGGATCAAACATAAAAAAATGTGTATCCATGTCTGATTTGAAGATATACGGGCTTAAGTCCCATGACTGCCATatccttctccaacaactccTCCCTATTGCCATTCGATCTGTTCTCCCGAAAAATGTTAGGGTCACAATCATACGACTGTGCTTCTTTTTTAATGCTTTATGCAACAAAGTTGTCGATGTCTCGAAACTTGATAAATTGCAGTCAGatataataataaccttatgtgATCTAGAAAAAATATTCCCTTCATCATTTTTTGATGTAATGTTACATCTTATTGTCCACTTGGTCCTAGAAGTGCGTTTATGTGGACCGGTATTTTATAGATGGATGTATGCCTTCGAACGATTCAATAAAGTGCTAAAGAGCTACGTACGAAACTCATATTATCCTGAAGGTTGTATGGCAGAAAGCTACCATAAAGAAGAATTGGTAGAATTCTGCACAGAATTTATGAGCCAGACTTGTACAACTGCCGGCATTCCAGTTGAGCAAGGCAAGCAATCTGGTCCATTATCAGCCCCGATAATAAAGGTCGTGGAAGAAAAAGAGCGAGATGAGGCTCATCTGCATGTCCTTCAAAACAATGATGAAGT AATGCACAAGGAGTATTTGGATGAAATTTACCGAGGGAAGAAAAAAGTGTTCATTGGCTCATGGGAGAGCACAATCGGCTATTTGCCGATTG ACCGAGATGATGCGCGTGTTGTTCAAAATAGTAGAGTTTCTATGGTTGCTAAGGCAGTCCAGGTGTCCAGTGCGAAAGATTTAAACCCCATTGAGAGTGATATGACCTTTTATGGCATAATCTTGGAAGTATGGGAGTTGGATTACCATGAGTTCAAAGCTCCACTCTTCTTATGTAAATGGGCAGAGAATGATAAAGGCATAAAGATCGACGATCTTGGCTTCACACTTGTGGATTTCAATCGACAAAGCCATAAGAAGGATAAATATGTCTCTATTGACCAAGTCAACCAGGTGTTTTACATTAAAGATCTGGTTGATCCTACTTGGTCGATCGTGTTAACTTGCACAACTAGAGACTATCAAGAGTTGTATAACGACGATGATTTGGGTGACACGATCATGGAACATCCTCCCTTCTACTCTAACATCCCTGCTTCTGATGTGACCAATGAAGACGTTGCGCATAGTATTAGGCCTAATGTTGAGGGAATTTGGGTTAAAAAATGA